From a region of the Flavobacterium sediminilitoris genome:
- a CDS encoding Eco57I restriction-modification methylase domain-containing protein, which yields MIIEKINIEPLKDELPSEYADRLGIYYTKSVSIKHKKESGQFFTPTPIANLMASFSDLKSESLRILDPGCGAAVLTCALIENLTNKNKKLNFVDIVAYETDPNLISFSQKALDYLKFWLKERNVKFQYLLHIHDFILDNAKALKTKTLSKNNFDLIISNPPYFKLAKDDIKTIAAKELVSGQPNIYSIFMGIASKLLKENGELIFITPRSFASGNYFKAFRQLFFKTVQIDKIHLFNSRKDTFNRDSVLQETVIIKAINEPINPNKQVIISSSLGIKDIFEPSVKYFLSSELIDMKSEEKILHLPTNDKEESILNLVTSWKNNLIDHNIQISTGPVVSFRSWDYIQNNYQNGTVFLAPLFWLHNVNKMFLEWPITSKNKGQFIKIEDSSKSILLPNKNYIFLRRFSTKDDKSRLIASPYFCNYAKSNFIGVENKLNYIYRKNGHLERSEVAGLCALLNSELFDTYFQIFNGNVNVSATELRGMKIPTLNEIKEIGNKIILTNDYSMENVNQIVNSYFEFENIFI from the coding sequence ATGATAATAGAGAAAATAAATATCGAGCCCTTAAAAGATGAACTGCCTAGTGAATACGCTGACAGATTAGGTATTTATTATACAAAATCAGTTTCTATTAAACATAAAAAAGAAAGCGGACAGTTTTTCACACCTACTCCAATTGCAAATTTAATGGCTTCATTTTCAGATTTAAAAAGTGAAAGTTTAAGAATATTAGATCCAGGTTGTGGAGCAGCAGTTTTAACTTGTGCATTAATAGAAAACCTAACAAATAAGAATAAAAAACTAAACTTTGTAGACATAGTTGCTTACGAAACTGATCCAAATTTAATCTCATTTTCTCAAAAAGCATTAGATTATTTAAAGTTTTGGCTTAAAGAAAGAAATGTTAAATTTCAATATCTTTTGCATATTCACGATTTTATTTTAGATAATGCTAAAGCATTAAAAACAAAAACTTTATCAAAAAATAATTTTGATTTAATAATCTCTAATCCTCCTTATTTCAAATTAGCAAAAGATGATATAAAAACCATTGCGGCAAAAGAACTTGTAAGTGGACAACCAAATATTTATTCCATATTTATGGGAATTGCTTCTAAATTATTAAAAGAAAACGGAGAATTAATTTTTATTACTCCAAGAAGCTTTGCTTCAGGAAATTATTTTAAAGCTTTTAGACAACTTTTTTTTAAAACTGTACAAATTGATAAAATTCATTTATTCAATTCTCGAAAAGATACTTTTAATAGAGATAGTGTTTTACAAGAAACCGTTATTATTAAAGCAATTAATGAACCTATAAATCCAAACAAACAAGTTATAATATCATCGAGTTTAGGAATAAAAGATATATTTGAACCTTCTGTCAAATATTTTCTTTCATCCGAATTAATTGATATGAAATCAGAAGAAAAAATATTACACTTACCAACAAATGACAAAGAAGAAAGTATTTTAAATCTAGTTACTTCTTGGAAAAATAATTTAATAGATCACAATATACAAATCTCGACCGGACCAGTTGTTTCATTTCGTTCTTGGGATTATATCCAAAATAACTATCAAAATGGAACCGTTTTTTTAGCACCTTTATTTTGGTTGCACAATGTAAATAAAATGTTTCTAGAATGGCCAATTACATCAAAAAATAAAGGTCAATTTATCAAAATAGAAGACAGTTCAAAATCTATCTTGCTTCCTAACAAGAATTATATTTTTTTAAGACGTTTCAGTACAAAAGATGATAAAAGTAGACTGATTGCTTCTCCTTATTTTTGCAATTATGCAAAATCTAATTTTATCGGAGTGGAAAATAAATTAAATTATATTTATAGAAAAAATGGACATTTAGAACGAAGTGAAGTGGCAGGACTTTGCGCATTGCTGAATAGCGAATTATTTGACACATATTTCCAAATATTTAATGGAAATGTAAATGTAAGTGCAACAGAATTAAGAGGTATGAAAATACCAACATTAAATGAAATAAAAGAAATAGGAAATAAAATAATACTAACAAATGATTATTCAATGGAAAACGTAAACCAAATCGTGAACTCCTATTTTGAATTTGAGAATATTTTTATATAA
- a CDS encoding BsuBI/PstI family type II restriction endonuclease, protein MSKLLEAQEILKTIGLPPAQYNEMSALTFLAICNIKENDNWANATKQSLGVTKGIMIFVNENYNKNYAPNTRETFRRNVLHQFVQARLVDYNPDNPNLPVNSPRAHYAITNEFLEVVKTYKTKGWNNSVKKFISIVGKLSEVYLKERELIQIPVKLANGDIIKLSAGKHNEVQAAIVEQFAPRFANGGTLLYLGDTAKKDLYVNEEKLKELGIPIDQHSKLPDVVIFDSERSWLFLIEAVTSHGPVSPKRIVELEEFLKNCKIGKVYVTAFPDMSEFKKHSSNIAWDTEVWLMEVPDHMIHFNGDRFMGPR, encoded by the coding sequence ATGAGCAAATTACTTGAAGCGCAAGAAATATTAAAAACAATTGGCTTACCGCCAGCACAATATAATGAAATGTCAGCACTTACCTTTTTGGCTATTTGCAACATAAAAGAAAACGATAATTGGGCAAATGCAACTAAACAAAGTTTAGGTGTTACGAAAGGTATAATGATTTTTGTAAATGAAAATTACAATAAAAATTACGCTCCAAATACAAGAGAAACATTTCGAAGAAATGTTTTACACCAATTTGTACAAGCAAGATTAGTAGATTATAATCCTGACAATCCTAATTTACCAGTAAATAGTCCAAGAGCTCATTATGCAATTACAAATGAATTTTTAGAAGTTGTAAAAACCTATAAAACAAAAGGTTGGAATAATTCAGTAAAAAAATTCATTTCAATTGTTGGTAAACTTTCCGAAGTTTATTTAAAGGAAAGAGAATTAATTCAAATTCCTGTTAAACTTGCAAACGGAGATATAATAAAACTTTCAGCAGGAAAACATAATGAAGTTCAAGCAGCAATTGTAGAACAATTCGCACCAAGATTTGCAAATGGTGGTACTTTACTATATTTAGGTGATACAGCGAAAAAGGACTTATATGTTAATGAAGAAAAATTAAAAGAGTTAGGAATTCCAATTGACCAACACAGTAAATTACCTGATGTTGTAATATTTGATTCTGAAAGAAGTTGGCTTTTCCTAATAGAAGCAGTTACTTCTCACGGACCAGTTTCTCCGAAAAGAATTGTGGAATTAGAAGAGTTTCTAAAAAACTGTAAAATTGGAAAAGTCTATGTAACTGCATTTCCTGATATGAGCGAATTTAAAAAGCACTCATCAAATATTGCTTGGGACACAGAAGTTTGGTTAATGGAAGTTCCAGACCACATGATACATTTCAACGGCGATAGATTTATGGGACCAAGATAA
- a CDS encoding NAD(P)H-dependent oxidoreductase produces the protein MKELLIIHTHQKYEGISEGKLNKTLADTTRLFFKNQNWHLEETFIGKGYDSKTEVEKHLKADLIIIHTPIFWFNTPWIYKRYVDEVFMEGLLSNTMLDGDGRTRSDISKQYGTGGLLKDKKVFVVATWNAPENCFNDVSQQLMKGKKADDVLFNLILNYRFCGFQDLSNFHCFDVVKNPNIEEYINGYEKHLNSIIQNID, from the coding sequence ATGAAAGAATTATTAATAATACATACTCATCAAAAATATGAAGGTATCTCAGAGGGAAAGTTAAACAAAACTTTAGCTGATACTACGAGACTTTTTTTTAAGAATCAAAATTGGCATTTGGAAGAAACGTTTATAGGTAAAGGTTATGACTCAAAAACTGAAGTTGAAAAACACCTTAAAGCGGATTTAATTATAATACATACTCCAATTTTTTGGTTTAATACACCTTGGATTTATAAAAGATATGTTGATGAAGTTTTCATGGAAGGGCTTTTATCTAATACTATGTTAGATGGCGATGGGAGAACTCGTTCAGATATTTCAAAGCAATATGGAACTGGAGGTCTTTTAAAAGATAAAAAAGTATTTGTTGTAGCAACATGGAATGCTCCCGAAAATTGTTTTAATGATGTAAGTCAGCAATTAATGAAAGGAAAAAAAGCTGATGATGTATTATTCAACCTTATTTTGAATTATAGATTTTGTGGTTTCCAAGATTTATCGAATTTTCATTGTTTTGATGTTGTTAAAAACCCAAATATTGAAGAGTATATCAATGGTTATGAAAAACACTTAAATTCTATAATTCAAAATATTGATTAG
- a CDS encoding helix-turn-helix domain-containing protein has translation MKKEIEYLKREITLMKVLLLDLMPHKEEDWLDSADVKQLFNFSERKLYRLCKANVIPHTKIGE, from the coding sequence ATGAAAAAAGAAATTGAATATTTAAAAAGAGAAATTACACTTATGAAGGTTTTACTTTTAGACTTAATGCCGCATAAAGAAGAAGATTGGCTAGATAGCGCGGATGTTAAACAGCTTTTTAATTTTAGTGAAAGAAAATTATACCGATTGTGCAAAGCCAATGTCATTCCTCATACTAAAATAGGGGAGTAG
- a CDS encoding AAA family ATPase: MKLETVKIKNFRGYQTETVIPISNLTAFIGKNDAGKSSILEALEIFFNNSLVNCEKEDLNISADNNKIEITCVFTEFPAELIIDAANPTSLEVEHLLNAENKLEIKKEFPATAAKPKEKVYIICNHPSVENGNDLLTLKKAELKQRANQLGIPTENYNGNVNSSIRQAIRDSFEDLQLEVTELLVDKEDTKRVYDTLKSYLPLYALFQSDRQSKDDDKEVTDPMKIAVSQALAELNAEIEHIKEQVRIKAVDTANRTLEKLKEMSPDLANELIPEFKTEPKFDSQFKLTIKSEEDIPINKRGSGIRRLILLNFFRAEAERLRAQNPGNQIIFAFEEPETSQHPDHQEMLIQAFIELSNTGNSQIILTTHTPALGGLLPLNSLRFIQKNGNDRTVELGTEEVFEKIAETLGVLADPISKSANAILLLEGKSDITFVSHTATQLKNGGYIDHTFEEKRIALVPIGGCGNLKHWTTLKLIEQFDIPYCVLLDSDKGTHEEQQNIDTIQELQNNGIKAYLTLKREPENYVHLDVLNLPAGSTFTFTDTCDAKVLIAAEKTSRKQNVLENYWTLMTAEQIREVEKYDDNRTDRFEFSEMFADFFSLVP; the protein is encoded by the coding sequence ATGAAATTAGAAACAGTTAAAATCAAAAATTTTCGAGGTTACCAAACGGAAACTGTAATTCCAATTTCAAACCTTACCGCATTTATTGGAAAAAATGATGCAGGAAAATCTTCTATACTTGAAGCACTTGAAATTTTCTTCAACAATTCGTTGGTTAACTGTGAAAAAGAAGATTTGAATATATCAGCAGACAATAACAAAATAGAAATTACCTGTGTTTTTACCGAGTTTCCTGCCGAATTAATAATTGACGCTGCAAATCCAACATCTCTTGAAGTTGAACACCTACTCAATGCAGAAAACAAACTTGAGATTAAGAAAGAGTTTCCTGCAACAGCGGCAAAACCTAAGGAGAAAGTTTATATAATTTGTAATCATCCAAGTGTTGAAAATGGTAACGATTTATTGACACTTAAAAAGGCGGAACTTAAACAAAGGGCGAACCAATTAGGGATTCCCACCGAAAATTATAATGGAAATGTAAATTCATCAATCCGTCAAGCAATTAGAGACTCATTTGAAGATTTACAACTTGAAGTAACAGAATTATTAGTAGATAAAGAAGATACTAAAAGGGTGTATGATACTCTAAAATCTTATCTACCACTTTATGCACTTTTTCAATCTGACAGACAAAGTAAAGATGATGACAAGGAAGTAACTGACCCAATGAAAATTGCAGTTTCACAAGCATTAGCAGAACTCAATGCCGAAATTGAACATATAAAAGAACAAGTTAGAATTAAGGCGGTTGACACAGCCAATAGAACTTTAGAAAAGTTAAAAGAAATGTCGCCTGATTTGGCTAATGAACTAATTCCTGAATTTAAAACAGAGCCCAAATTTGATTCACAGTTTAAACTAACCATAAAATCAGAAGAAGACATTCCAATTAACAAAAGGGGAAGTGGAATTAGACGATTAATATTGCTTAATTTTTTTAGAGCGGAAGCTGAAAGATTGAGAGCTCAGAATCCTGGTAATCAAATAATTTTTGCGTTTGAAGAACCTGAAACCTCTCAACATCCTGACCACCAAGAAATGTTAATTCAGGCTTTCATAGAGCTTTCAAATACGGGAAATTCACAAATCATTCTAACTACTCACACACCTGCACTTGGAGGACTTCTTCCACTAAATAGTTTGCGTTTTATTCAAAAAAATGGAAACGACAGAACAGTTGAACTTGGAACAGAAGAGGTTTTTGAGAAGATAGCTGAAACTTTAGGTGTTTTAGCCGACCCTATTTCGAAATCTGCAAACGCGATTTTGCTTTTAGAGGGTAAAAGTGATATTACGTTTGTAAGTCATACAGCCACTCAATTAAAAAATGGTGGATACATTGACCATACTTTTGAGGAGAAAAGAATTGCATTAGTACCAATCGGAGGCTGTGGTAATTTAAAACATTGGACTACATTAAAACTAATTGAACAATTCGATATTCCATATTGTGTTTTGCTTGATTCAGATAAAGGAACTCACGAAGAACAACAAAATATTGATACAATTCAAGAACTACAGAACAATGGAATAAAAGCTTATCTGACATTAAAACGAGAGCCAGAAAATTATGTACATCTTGACGTTTTGAATTTACCAGCAGGCAGTACATTCACCTTTACAGATACTTGTGATGCAAAGGTTTTAATTGCAGCAGAGAAAACCTCAAGAAAGCAAAATGTTCTCGAAAATTATTGGACTTTAATGACTGCTGAACAAATAAGGGAAGTTGAAAAATATGATGATAATAGAACAGATAGATTTGAATTTTCAGAAATGTTTGCTGATTTTTTTAGCCTTGTACCATAA
- a CDS encoding DNA cytosine methyltransferase, producing the protein MKKLTVIDFFCGAGGFSEGFRQMGYDIIYGYDHWKPAVDTYNHNFNLQCSPKNILDFDNSIDEINAIPNTDIILGSPPCVSFSSSNKSGKADKSLGVKLTETFLKIIAVKKHQPNSILKAWFMENVVNSKRYLQTAYTFKDLGLTDWANEHKISPNKIAIDLFENTTVINSADYGSIQARKRVISGEIIKQKKLIIPNHTHSNPKIKGSLPLYKSIKIIQQNFPTPYQEEDLTKVKDINYDIRIPQNQVTDHFYDTGVYEVEWKFSKFWKQNHPYMGKMSFPENSNNPSRTITATKIANSRESIIYKSEIKRTGDGEYRLPTVREAAIIMGFPITYQFIGSENTKWRLVGNAVCCAVSRALADTTLQFFKLSKPKKLIINKTPKLEGVLNLNTYKLKEFNNPPVKNKGARFRRHPIKDGNLTVTLSNYDIDKSSKTKNKWFTSIQYGTGEGFPVQKIEDEYYKELEPLIKSFKGGKRFLEIINNGFSEKIGNKIQLQDMYEKQISVENLNEPTMLVDEIAKIIEKVGCPNSTFEQTEKVVFENKSVVPIKQVFALYAVNKISSIANNK; encoded by the coding sequence ATGAAAAAATTAACAGTAATAGACTTTTTTTGTGGAGCAGGAGGCTTTTCCGAAGGCTTTAGGCAAATGGGCTATGATATAATTTACGGATATGACCATTGGAAACCTGCTGTTGACACATATAATCATAACTTCAATTTACAATGTAGCCCAAAGAACATTTTAGATTTCGATAATTCAATTGATGAAATCAACGCTATACCGAACACAGACATTATTCTCGGAAGCCCTCCTTGTGTAAGCTTTTCTAGTTCTAACAAATCTGGAAAGGCAGATAAGTCATTGGGAGTTAAATTAACCGAAACCTTCTTGAAGATAATAGCTGTAAAAAAACATCAACCAAATTCTATACTAAAAGCTTGGTTTATGGAAAACGTTGTAAATTCCAAGCGATACTTACAAACTGCATATACTTTTAAAGATTTAGGGCTTACAGATTGGGCTAATGAGCACAAAATAAGTCCAAACAAAATTGCAATTGATTTATTTGAAAATACAACTGTAATTAATTCAGCAGATTATGGATCAATACAAGCAAGAAAGCGTGTAATATCAGGTGAGATTATTAAACAAAAGAAACTTATAATACCCAATCACACTCATTCTAATCCAAAAATAAAAGGGAGCTTACCTTTATATAAATCAATAAAAATTATTCAACAAAATTTTCCAACCCCATATCAGGAAGAAGATCTCACAAAAGTAAAAGACATAAATTATGATATAAGAATTCCTCAGAATCAGGTTACAGATCATTTCTATGATACTGGTGTTTATGAGGTTGAATGGAAGTTTTCAAAATTTTGGAAACAAAACCACCCTTATATGGGAAAAATGTCTTTTCCTGAGAATAGTAATAACCCAAGCAGAACTATTACTGCAACTAAAATTGCTAACTCACGGGAATCTATTATCTATAAATCAGAGATTAAAAGAACTGGAGATGGAGAATATAGATTACCAACTGTAAGAGAAGCAGCAATTATTATGGGATTCCCAATTACTTATCAGTTTATTGGTTCTGAAAACACTAAATGGAGGCTTGTTGGAAATGCTGTTTGCTGTGCTGTTAGTCGAGCCTTGGCAGATACAACATTGCAGTTTTTTAAACTTAGTAAGCCCAAGAAATTAATTATAAATAAAACACCTAAACTTGAAGGAGTACTTAATTTAAATACCTACAAACTAAAGGAATTTAATAATCCTCCTGTAAAAAATAAAGGTGCAAGATTTAGAAGACACCCTATAAAAGACGGCAATTTAACAGTAACATTATCTAATTACGATATTGATAAAAGTAGTAAAACAAAAAACAAATGGTTTACTTCTATTCAATATGGAACGGGAGAAGGATTTCCAGTCCAAAAGATTGAAGATGAATACTACAAAGAATTAGAACCACTTATCAAAAGTTTCAAGGGTGGCAAGAGATTCTTGGAAATCATCAACAATGGATTTTCTGAAAAAATTGGAAATAAAATACAACTCCAAGATATGTATGAGAAACAAATATCGGTTGAGAATTTAAATGAACCTACAATGCTTGTAGATGAAATTGCAAAAATTATAGAAAAAGTTGGATGCCCAAATTCTACATTTGAGCAAACAGAAAAAGTAGTATTTGAAAACAAATCTGTAGTACCCATTAAACAAGTTTTTGCTCTTTATGCTGTCAATAAAATTTCTTCCATTGCAAATAATAAGTAA